A genome region from Bacteroidota bacterium includes the following:
- a CDS encoding FG-GAP repeat protein yields MESNLPNTYYGNSVACAGDINNDGYDDVIVGAYLYDNGQTNEGAVYIYHGSQ; encoded by the coding sequence ATTGAAAGCAATTTACCAAATACTTATTATGGCAACTCGGTAGCTTGTGCAGGCGATATTAATAATGATGGATATGATGATGTTATTGTTGGGGCTTATTTATATGATAATGGTCAAACAAACGAAGGTGCAGTATATATTTATCATGGCTCGCAGTAG
- a CDS encoding FG-GAP repeat protein: MQPKPVQNSIRTFYTLFFIYFSVSSYVGFAQTPAPDLLIESNISLAHYGTAVASAGDINGDGYGDVIVGTKKLYKHRN; the protein is encoded by the coding sequence ATGCAACCTAAACCGGTACAAAATTCAATTCGAACGTTTTATACACTATTTTTTATCTATTTTTCTGTAAGTTCATATGTTGGTTTTGCGCAAACTCCTGCACCGGACCTATTAATTGAAAGTAATATTTCATTGGCACATTACGGAACCGCAGTTGCATCAGCAGGAGATATTAACGGTGATGGTTATGGAGATGTAATTGTCGGCACTAAAAAATTATACAAACATAGAAACTAA